Within the Medicago truncatula cultivar Jemalong A17 chromosome 4, MtrunA17r5.0-ANR, whole genome shotgun sequence genome, the region CGTGAAATCACACGCTTGGGTGCTCCTTCAACTAATAACCTACTACCTGGGCCGGCCCATAGCCCGTCGAGGCTGGACGACGACACCGGACCTCCAATTTTTTGgggttcaaatttttttttttaatatgtaagaTACGAAAATAatgattatatatctattaaaagtAAGTTTATTCAATCTGTATAGCTTGCTTTAGTGACGTGGCCATTTTTTGTTGAGTGTGAGGTCATGTGTTCTAAACCCACCAAagtgtgatttttaattttttttttttaaataacttatttatttttttggggcccagatttttttttttttttgcatcccttataaaattaaaaccgggcctatgaatttgttaagacggccctgcctactactccctccgtcacaaattatatgacgttttgggcatttcacacatattaagaaatgtaattaatattatgtgggaaagagatattatgagttgttttataaaattgtcctcaataaatgatatgggaaagataaatgaaggaattgaaagaagagagagtaataaatagttaaggatataataggaaaaataacattaatttttcattgatattgtaaagcgacatacaatttgggacaaatattttttctaaagtgacatacaatttgggacggagggagtaattttatttatttttttgtcaaatttttaatttatttttaattgtagaAAATAATAGCCCTGTGTGAGGTTCAAAAGTGACATAAAAGTTGGTTGAGAGGTAAGAAACCTATGACAAGATAAACACGTTGTTAATCTAGATTATAATGCTACCACAcaatcaaactcaaatgaatAAGATGTTAATTAAATGAATTGTATCAATCTCAACttgatttattatatattttggtacttaccgttttattttcaaattatttcttCAATTATTAGAAGAAAAGGGAATTGTGTATATGTTAGAAATTCACTTATCTCATTCGAaagaatatcattttataattatCTATGACTATTTAGGTCTCTAACTAGCATGACTAACTACGTGATCTTATGTGGAGGAAGATGAGATAAATGACTTGTATACTGAAAGGATTCTTCCTTAGATAATAGGTATTGTAACTGGTATTGCGGTGATCAAGAAACCCCAACATGACTCTAACATCCAATGAGTATTGTCATACTAATAATCTTCTCTTCGGCTTGTTCCGTAAATATTCAAACGAGCATCTTGAATTTACGAAGAGGGTATTGGATTTAAAGGTTGATTTAAATGTTCTAGAAGTGAATAATTCATTTGTTTGTGCAGCATAGGAATCTATTGGTTCTCATTAGTTCATGAAGTCGTTGGCATTTCTATGACTCGCTACAAAAAATGTGGTATTAATTTAGCTTTGTCGTAAATTAAATGAGTTGtatatatagattttgatttatgtAAGTATTGAGTATTTCTATGAGTAATGAGTGTTGGTTTGGGTGAATCATATAATAGTTTATTGTTAGGAGAATTATAGTCACTTCAAGGATTTattctaaaaatttattatagtaataaatttcaaatttcaatgatattgattataatattttattatattgattgattaattttagtggtaattttataaattattcatttttaaaatttatagtcgaatagaaaatataaaataaaataaaacaatgataagTTTTACTGACAGCTGCAACCGTAGGTAGCggtctttaatatttttaaaattgtatccTTAGAATTACCTACGGTTTTGTCCATAGGTAAAGATGTAAAACATAGAGTGACAACCATTTGACATGACAAACGGATTTAGCTACGGAAATTAACCCTATAATGACGGATTTCGGCTATCattacaaataaaatttcttgtcgtaatacaaaaaaaagtataggtTGAGTCCGGACATGTGCTCAGACTCACCGGATGGATAAAACCGCTCCTAAATGTAAGAATGCATACTATACTCTTTCTTATGTTGAATCTAACACTTTTTAATGTAACTtctattttagtttcttttttattttatttttattttgttctccATGGTTATGTTGTTTGTCCTCTCATGTATGtaattttttcccttttatttcaatcaaattttattagcttataaaaaaagattACAATCTACGTTGAAAATACAATTTTCGTTGAGGATACATAGTGCATTTTGGGACCGTTTGTTTCCAATGGTACATTTTCTTATGCAACatccaataatttaaaaaaaaaaaattagaatgttaattttaaacaaatgcTCAAAGATCATTGTTTAAGGAACCCATAAGAAAattatatcttaaaaatataagtcaaacatTTGTTAAAGTCATAACGGTACAATTTCTAATGTAaaagtttttattgtttttacaaaaacaaaacgatattcattcattcaaatcgatagagtacatcagatacaaacatcgctaaaaacgtaaagggtgaatctgcgagcaaactcacagcatccaagttaatagcatacaacgacaaaatgcctacaaataatatgataaaacctaagtcaccgaaatacccatgcttctggatctgcaacgttgccgcccaaatcattggttgaatttgtaattgactgatgtAGATCTTCCAATAGGAACTAAACAAACACTGCGACAAGACGCAAAATtaaacgccgcacaagacgacgaacaacaaaacGCCGCACTTaaacgacgaaatcacaaaaacacaagaaaaaaacttgatagatgtgaaaaccacttatttagattgaaagaagaaggggaaaaaagatgtagaggggtgattctaggtcaaaaaaatgacctaaaaccacctcTCCTCAGTGAACGAAGGAGAAAGTTgctatttttaaatgtttaaacaatgcatttagggcacttgttagcaatAATCCTAATTTTAATTTCAGCAAATTGCCATCTTAGTCTCTAACTCTTCATCTCGCTGTCACAAAAGTCCTTGACTCCCTAACTGTGTACTTTTGTTATAGTTTTAGTCTGTGAcgttaaataattatgttaagtgatgatgtgacACAAGTTTTACAATGACATGACATATGAAGTGTCACTAAGACCTAAATGAGAGTAAAAAATGTTCACTTTCCTGAACTAAAAATCAATATCCAcaaattgaatttcaaatcCCTAAGACTATGTTTGGAACAATATAGAGATTAAGGAAAGAAGACAGAAGGGATAGAAAGTTTCTTGAGAAACGTGTTTCCATCGTTTGGTTCCTTGTCAGTGAGGAAAGAAAGCCTGATTTTGATGGCCCCGTGCGCAGAAACCTTTCCTCTCCAAAATGCGAAGAAACATGGGGAATGGAGGCCAGTGTGATAAAATTACAAAACGGCCATTGAAGCATATTATCTATGCTATTTTTTCtcctttaattaatatatgCTTCCCTCAACGTCACTTCGGTCTACCATTcttttattctaattaataatataatatactttttttaaggaataatataatatacttaTAAGTTACTTTGTTTTTGAGAACGTTAtgtctataaattatataaataaatatttaaaatattatatctatTATATAGGGATATTTATGTCAATTTACTAAATATATAActatttttcctttcattttctttatacaACTAAATAATTATTCGATTTTTCACCTACTTTCTACTCACTTTCATTCTTTCAacaatctttcttttttcttccttgATTATCCAAAGAGAGCATCTCAAATCCTAAATTAAgattttccaatatttttttatttttgttgactaAAAGTGTGAAAAGtcaaaaggtaaacaaaatatGCAGGATTAATTGCAAGTGATTTAATTGTGGTCCATGTGTATGAGCGTGGATTAAACTGAAAATTTGATGCGGAGAACATGAAGTAAGCTCCATCGTGTCGACGTGGCATTATAACGGTTCCATGAGTTGACGCGAGCTTCTGCCATGTCAGTCCCACCGTGTGACGTGGCAGCTACCTACGACGGAAAATAGAAGGAGAAGTGTGTTATACTGTTCTGACCACTTGTACTCACACGCCGGAACACCCTTCAATTCGTATTTATTGCTGGCTAACAATATTTCCTTTTCTGActttcctttcctttcctttcctttctctcaaaaaaaaaaatatttccttcATTTCCTCATAATTGtacataattcaaaataatctctaattttttatttttataaatttgctaatatatatttttctaccAACACAATGGATAAAAATTTAGCttaaaaaagatattgtatGAGCTATAAccactaaacaaaaaaaaatcactctaaagaaaaaaagttcGGTATCAACATTTGAAAATGGTTCATACATATATTGTGTAACGTCTCTATCAACTGAATTAAGTTTACAAAAATGAATTTGTAAATATATACACGGTTAATATAACTTATTTTGGTCTTAAACATGTCGTATTTTTAGGATATGAACTATTCATATAACTTGCCTTGATCCCACTCTTtagcttatatataaatataaattttagcatataaaatgtttgttttgtctcgttaaatattttttaaataaattttaataatttttttagtgtagATACCTAGAAATATCAATGATCAAAGTTATATATTAATTCAAGTGAAGTGGTTGACTACGACATGTATtttaaaagagtaaaaaaaGATGGCTAAAGATTATGTGACATGTCATGTTAAGGGACATTGTTGATATTTTGTAATTCAAAACATTGAAAGAGTATGACTGTTTTAGATATACTACTAATACTATTAAAATGAGGATTTATTTTAAGGGGCATTTTGGAGATTTCACATGAAAGCCTTGAGACTTTTATAAACAAACACCGCTGAGAGTACGCATTGTGAATCAACAACAAGTACACTCTCCATTCCAACCTGTCATTTGACAGAACAAGAATTTTCTCACAATTTGTTGTGAttgtttgagagagagagaacagagaaactttctttctttcactcTCACATTCTCATTTCACTCACTATTCTCTTATCTTCAATGGCGCCAATGAATCCAACTCCAGACACTGAAAAAGCGTCAAACGGTGTTCCCCCAGACGACAGATGTCCAATTGAAGAAGTAGCTCTCGTCGTCCCTGAAACCGACGACCCTTCTCTTCCAGTCATGACTTTCCGTTCATGGTTCCTTGGAATTACTTCTTGCATCATACTCATCTTTCTCAACACTTTCTTCACTTTCAGAACTCAACCACTAACTATCTCTGCTATTCTCATGCAAATCGCTGTTCTTCCCATCGGAAAGTTCATGGCCGCCACTCTTCCCACCAAAGAGTATAACTTTTTTGGGCGGTGGCGTTTCACGTTGAATCCTGGTCCGTTTAATATGAAGGAGCATGTTATTATCACTATTTTTGCTAACTGTGGTGTTTCTCAAGGTGGTGGTGATGCTTACTCCATTGGTGCTATTACTATTATGAAAGCTTATTACAAACAATCTCTCAGTTTTCTCCTTGCTCTATTCATCGTCTTAACCACACAggttctttttatttcattctatttctatttggtcaaaaacatttattcatttcattttattatttttaattttgaggaAAATATTTATTGCAAAGGTTTTTTGGTCAAAGAAAATAATTCTCCTTTCCttgtttttatgttaaattaaaaacGCAAAGATAattgttagattattattaaaCTGAAGATGCAGAATGTATAATTAGTTTATAATTGCAGGCAATTGTTTATGTTTGGGTGTATAacccaaaatcaaataaatatttgtataactTATATGTTAATGGTTATTGAATGATGGTGATGAAGTTTGTCTTTGAGTCCCGTGAAGGTTGAACGTGGTCGTCTAGTGTACTTTATGTTcagtgttgaattttttttggtctgTAGTACTTGTTTTGTTATCTACAAGTCTATCtggaatttgttttttttttttttttctttctttctttctggttGATGACGAAAAAGTGTGAATTTAATttggaaaatatatattttttcctatCTTTCTTTGTTAAAATATGCTGTGATCAATCTGCTTTAAATAGTTGTTaactaaaatttcattttaatttaatgttgtAAATTGAGTTGCAGATATTGGGCTATGGATGGGCTGGGATTCTGAGGAGGTATCTGGTGGACCCTGTTGAAATGTGGTGGCCATCAAACCTTGCACAAGTCTCTCTCTTTAGGTTCATTCTTTTCCCCTTTTCTTCCATATTACGTTTTATTCAATTGGTACAGACTTATTTACTTCAATAACCCTTTGGTGATTTCTAAAAGTAAGCACCAACACAAAGACACTGATACGTGGACATTGATAATAATACTGagataataaaagtaattgaatgtaaccacataTTTCATTGTTGTTGTGTGTCAAGATACTTCTTCAATATGAAAGCCTTGAAGAAACAATATTCATTTATCCAATATTCATTAGCCAATTTGCAAAATCAACGAATACATATACATATGATATATTGCATGAAGAAACAAAAGATACAGAAATTTACTTGTATACTTTCTTATTTAATAAACTCTATTAGTACTGTtactgcaaaaataaaaaagaacttgTATGGAGTAGTTAAATCAATAAAAGATAACGCCAATGAAGTTTGTGATTGATTAGTAATTACTAGTTTGAAATATGCTATTGAAAAAGACACTTGGTTTAACCTTAGTGGGCACAACAGCCATTATACCAAATTGAAAGTTGTAAATATGCCGTGGACTAAGCGCATCTTCACTACTGAAAGGCACATATCACAAGCTGTGTTGTTCGGTTGATGTAAGAATTAAGATTCTCTTTGACAAGAGATATCaacattgaaagaaaatattctCTAATGTTTCTCTGGCTGTATAATTGACAACAAATAGGCAAGGATAGAATCTTAACCAAAAGAACTTATGCAACAGTGAAAACTAATTTTCTTAGTCaaagttacttttttgcttGTTTATTACTCTATTCTCTAATATGATTTTGATTACATCATTAACCTTATGCTACAGGGCACTCCATGAAAAAGAGAATAAAGCATCAAAAGGCTTTACAAGGATGCAGTTTTTCCTCATTGCTATGGGTGTTAGCTTCTTGTATTATGCACTCCCCGGCTATCttttcaccgtcttaacattcTTCTCATGGATTTGCTACGCATGGCCACATAATATCACAGCACAACAAATTGGATCAGGTTACCATGGACTTGGAATTGGTGCATTCACACTTGATTGGGCTGGAATTTCAGCTTATCATGGAAGCCCACTTGTTGCACCGTGGACTTCCATTGTTAATGTTGGGGTTGGATTTATCATGTTCATCTATATAATTCTACCCGTATGTTACTGGAGGTTTAACACTTTTGATGCTAGGAAGTTTCCTATATTCTCTAATCAGTTGTTCACGTCAAGTGGACACAAGTATGACACGACAAAGATCTTAACCAAGGAATATGATCTTAACATTGATGCATACAACAAGTATGGCAAGTTATACCTTAGTCCTCTCTTCGCATTGTCTATTGGATCAGGTTTCGCAAGATTTACAGCGACCCTCACTCATGTAGCATTATTTCATGGCAGGTAGGCTGCTTACAAAGCCTTTAGAATAAACTTATTTCTTATACATGTATTAATTAAGGAATCGCAATCATAGACACGTGATACTGACATAGTTTCCTTTTTGCAGAGACATATTGAGACAGAGTAAATCGGCAATGGGTAACGTAAAAGTTGATGTGCATGGTAGGCTCATGAAGGCTTATAAGCAAGTACCAGAATGGTGGTTcctcattttattatttggaagCATGGCGCTATCCTTAGTAATGGCTTTTGTTTGGAAAACGGATGTGCAACTTCCATGGTGGGGCATGCTCTTTGCTTTTGGCTTAGCTTTTGTTGTAACTCTCCCAATCGGTGTCATCCAAGCAACTACCAACCAGGTACTAACTCCATTCAATATTTCTGCCACCTATAATCtacacttttctttttctcgtAAGCAATGAGGCGAAAGCAATAGgagtttgaaattttaacatGAGTGTTTCCTATGATGGTTACCTTGCAGCAACCTGGATATGACATTATTGCACAGTTCATGATCGGGTATCTCCTTCCTGGAAAACCAATTGCAAACTTGCTCTTTAAGATTTATGGGAGAATCAGCACCGTCCATGCACTCTCTTTCTTGCAAGATCTTAAACTTGGGCACTACATGAAAATTCCCCCGCGATGCATGTATACAGCACAGGTATTTTTAGCTCAGAATCTCCTAGTTTGAACTCTTttgttatcctttttttttctttctttcttgctagttaatgattatttattttgaatttccaAATAGCTGGTGGGAACACTAGTTGCTGGAGTGGTGAACCTTTCGGTGGCTTGGTGGATGTTGGATAGCATTAAGGACATTTGCATGGATGATAAAGCTCACCATGATAGTCCTTGGACTTGTCCCAAATACCGAGTGACATTTGATGCATCTGTTATATGGGGGTTAATCGGACCGAAGCGGCTATTCGGACCAGGTGGATTGTACCGAAACCTTGTATGGCTATTCTTGGTTGGAGCAGTGTTGCCAGTTCCTGTTTGGGTGTTTAGCAAAATCTACCCTAACAAGAAATGGATTCCTCTGATAAACATACCAGTTATATCTTATGGTTTTGCTGGAATGCCACCTGCAACTCCAACTAACATTGCAAGCTGGCTATTGACCGGAATGATCTTCAACTACTTTGTGTTCCGCTTCCACAAACGTTGGTGGCAGAAATATAATTATGTTCTATCCGCGGCACTTGATGCAGGCACAGCTTTTATGGGTGTTTTGATTTTCTTTGCTCTGCAAAATGCAGGCCATACTCTCAAATGGTGGGGAACTGAATTGGACCATTGCCCGTTGGCTACTTGTCCAACTGCTCCTGGAATTGTGGTTGATGGTTGTCCTGTATTCTAATAGAGAAGCCTAATTGACTTAGGCTTtcttttttacttgtttttgctTTTAGGGGTGGGGACCATGTTAGGCTTGGAGTATACCAAAAGGTGAAGGGACTAAATAACCAATTGCTTAGCAATTATTATGCACATGCTTCTTGCTTGTTTTCACGGAGGCTTTtcctttttgtctttttttaccTGCCTTATTTAATGGATATATATTCAGTTAACTGATAATGGAACAAAGTTTGACGTCTGAAATACATTTTAGgaattgaaaattgatgttgAAAGCGCATGATCTTTATTATAACCTAGAAGTGGATACATGGAATTGCAAATTCATGGTTTTTGGTAAAGGACACTCGTACTTTGTATTTGACACAGAATATAATACCAAAAGGATCGGGATGCATCTAATCTAATCACAAACAAATAAAGGACTTTCAAGGTACAAGTGTTGGTGTCCTCAATTGGTTACGAACTGTGGGCATTTTGCAAAAAGTGGAGAGTTTGATCTCTCTGCAATACTTCTAACCTTTATGGAGGATACATATCTAGAAGTAGACACCAAACTTAAGTTTCATAAGACTTTCAAattatgcaatttttattttccaaaaaagaTTCCAAACACTCAGAAATTCCAACTAAATAATCAAGGATTTGACTCCACTAAATAGAATATGCAATGTGGATGAAAATCAACGGTTGATTTTATTTGGTTATACATAACAAATCATGGAAGTGTTGAAATATCAATGTCAATAATAGACTTGTCAACAACTTAGATACTTTCTTTAACCAGTGTCCTGTTTTATCCAGGAATCGATTTCCTTCTGTGGGACAGCCCACATCCTTCAACATACTATCTATTctaatttcaatatttaaagTTCCTATTTTTCTACTGTCCAGATTTCACTGGATTCGCCATTAACTGGAGAGGATCTATAAGCTCTTAATAAACATTTGCACGATACGTCAAAGATGCAGATGTAAATAAATGCACGTGTAAAACTATCGTAGGCAGTTGCTTTATAAAACTATTATTTCTCCCAGCAAGATCAAAAGACTTCTGTATACTAGCAAAAGTCAATTTACCGGAGAATGATCAGAAATATCACTAATATGTGATGAAACTTGCAACAAAAAACCGAACCCAGAAAACGGAGGAGAAGGGCAAGAGAACTGAAAAAGAAGATAGGGAAGGATGAAAATGCAAATATAGAGGATACGAACTGCAAAATAACTTAACCACATAATTGTTGTTTCAGCTATAAGTGATATGAATGCGTAaactattttatccttttgaATACTCAATCAAAATTCCTAGATAAAAGTATCACCAAAAGTGTAAGAATTGAAACTAAATCATCTGATAATTAGCCAATAAGCAATTGCATTATATGTAATACAATCTTGACTTTCGTGCAGTGATTAATGTTAATGACTGGTCCATCTCATTTGTGTTTACTACCTCTGCACAGACTTGTAAAGCACCACAGTAACATATTTGGACAGAAACCGATTAGTAGAACCAAGGGCAACCACTGAAGGACTGCTTTCTCCTTTCGGGATGTAAAAATGATTGAGCACTGAATGTTGAGGTCTTGGCTTAGTAGGTTGGATTTCCACATTTTCTGTACATACATTTAGCGGCGTCGTAGCTAACTGTGGAGGGACTAATGGCGGCTCCTTTGCACAATCTTCAGAACTAAATGGTAAATTATCATAACTTGAGGTTGGTGATTGAGGAGGTTCAAAAGCAGAAATGCTTCCAATATCTTCAGGAACATAATCCTACAGATATAAAAAATGGCATTAGTGTCAATTCAGACCTCAACGGCTTCCATAAGTAAAAGAATGCAGACATACAGGCTACCACATATGTGTTATCAAGTGTCATTTTTACAtacatatgtatatatgtatgcagctacatcccttaaaaaaaaaaaatgcaggtaCTTAAAAATGAAATCACAACAAAATCGATAACTATTGCGAAAATCAATCAATGCACATTAAGGTGGGCTATCAAATATTTACTTTTGATGGATATTTAGCTACAAAGTGTCGGTTCCCCTAGAGTCCACTTGGCTGAAAATTCGCTCTCCAACCTTCATGAACTGGGTTAAATACTGGCACACCGATGGATATTTAGCTACAAAGTGAAGCAAAAGTACCAAGACAATGTGGCGTGGTGCTAACAGTGGGTTAGTCAAAGGCACTGCTAAGATGAAGCTAGAAGTACAAGGTATCAGCTCAGCTCCTCTCAGGCACTTCATGAGTACCTTTCTGGATTACAAGGGaaacaataatttaaaagaCCTGTCATCTAACTTCTCAACAGTGATACTAAAGGGGGTAAAGTAAGAATAACTTGTCAAACTTTGGGATTCTTACCGGAAAACAACTTAGggttatttaaattgaaatcaCAATCTTGTATTTTTACAACGAATGTAGTAAATGGAAGCCTTGGTGCAACGGTTTGAGTTACTACTACGTCGCTAGAAGATTACAAAATCAAGCTGTGAAATTAGTATCTTACAAATGCAACGTAAGTACGCCGACAATAGATTCACAACGGATCCAACCCTTTCATTGACTATGCCAGAGCGAGAGCTTTATATGACCAGAATTGCCTTTATATTCTGCTACATTGCAGTGTTATAGCGCTactatagctgctatttgacaacactttgtactaaattGCGTATTGCACTATGGAGTACAAACTCagacacggacaccggacacgacacggacacatcgacaccgataataatttgagaaatgaCATAGTtcaatgtaatcatatgtgtcggtgtcagacaTGATACGTATCCGACACCAGGACACACCTAATCGAGTATTTGTGTTTCATAGTGCACATAACGATAACAGCTTGTTAAATTCTGCTACAATTTAGGGCCATAGAGGCGTTATAgtcgctatttgacaacattgatTGGAACCaactctaattttatcctaccaaGAGAATACTGTTTGTGCCGTGGCATCAAAAATTCATTATATAAccccatagtatcatcaattctgtttgtttgcatgttaaagacttcaacgataaaatagtacctgtaagtccaagatgttgcaagcattccCAGCTTCATCTTTCGACCAAGGCAACTCCGGGTCATAACAGCCTATTCCATCAACAATAAACCTATAATGGTAAACACCAGAGGCCAGTACCTTCAATATTGTGAAATCTTTGCCCGATTTCTGCAAGGCAGTtctaataaacaattttttttaatcagaatctaaaaaacagagaaaacaaTTTCTAAGAAAAAGACAGTAAAGTTTCAAAAAAACAGAAACCTTGAATTCCAATTATCCCAGGATCCTTGAACAAAAATTTGTTGACCACCACCATAACTCCAAGTAATCATAGTTGGAACTTTGTTTTCATTGTATATATCTGGATAGCCAGGAGTTGTTTGTGATGATGAATGAGTGGGAACAATAACATGCATCTCATCATGTCTTTGTAATGGAGCAGCAGGAACCTAAGACAAAACAAAAGACAACAGACAACAACAACTGTGAAAATCAAACAGTAGTAAGATAAGTGTCTGTCTGTGTacaataaaatcaaaaagaGAGAGATAAATACTTGAGGAGATGAAGAATTTCCATTCACATTCACGTTAcccatctttctttctttctttctttcacacAAATTGCTTGCAACGAATAACAAGCACACTATGTTGTGTTGAGTTTCAGTCTCAGGTTTAGAGCACCTAATTATTTATACACTAAAACCCTTAATTTAATATTTGCATTATTCTCTCCGTCTAATTAGGGTACCCTATATATGGAAACCTTTAAACGGGGGCTTGTCATTTTTAGTAatacaataaattttattaaaaaaaccaagaagaagaggaaagttGTGATACTTTACAGTTTACAAAACATTATTATGGATCGTTTTAATTATacttcttttagttttttaaattaattactgTATATCCAAAAAGTATAGATGGGATTATATAGAATCTCTCTTATGTTTGGTTtggaagagaagttgtgaagagagaaataggtgagagagagtatgagaagagagaaagatgtGAGAAATAGGGTAGATTTGATGTATTGTTTGGTAGAAGAGAAAGataagagaaatagaagagaaagatagatgtaattattgtttaaggacaaaaatacccttatcTAAAAAACAAGTatccaatttattttatttcaaagttaatttattttatttaattaagcaAGTTGCTTacttagaaaaattattttaaattaattcaggtaataatattatttaaattaatatatataattaagtaaattaaattacttcaagtaaaaaagttatataaatatattttttgtataattatcaaataaatctgtatgttaaaaaaaaaggaaaatatgtttaaataccAAATTATGGAGTATAATGCTTGAACTCCCTTTCACCACCTCTATCTATATTCCCTCCAGCTCAAGCTCCCAACAGTATATGGTCGCACTTTTTAAACTTATCAAAGATAGAGAAGACATGGGCAAGATAGTAAAATCCATAAAGATCAGCCCtttctctcctctttcttcGCTGCCTTGTGGAGAAACCAAAAACGTGTGGGTCCCACGTTTTAAACTTCTCTCTTTCATGTTTCTCTTCAAACCAAACAGGAGAAATTGAATCTTtctcttcaacttctctcttccCAACTTCTCTCTTCCTTATTTCACCCCAACCAAACACA harbors:
- the LOC25494324 gene encoding oligopeptide transporter 3, producing MAPMNPTPDTEKASNGVPPDDRCPIEEVALVVPETDDPSLPVMTFRSWFLGITSCIILIFLNTFFTFRTQPLTISAILMQIAVLPIGKFMAATLPTKEYNFFGRWRFTLNPGPFNMKEHVIITIFANCGVSQGGGDAYSIGAITIMKAYYKQSLSFLLALFIVLTTQILGYGWAGILRRYLVDPVEMWWPSNLAQVSLFRALHEKENKASKGFTRMQFFLIAMGVSFLYYALPGYLFTVLTFFSWICYAWPHNITAQQIGSGYHGLGIGAFTLDWAGISAYHGSPLVAPWTSIVNVGVGFIMFIYIILPVCYWRFNTFDARKFPIFSNQLFTSSGHKYDTTKILTKEYDLNIDAYNKYGKLYLSPLFALSIGSGFARFTATLTHVALFHGRDILRQSKSAMGNVKVDVHGRLMKAYKQVPEWWFLILLFGSMALSLVMAFVWKTDVQLPWWGMLFAFGLAFVVTLPIGVIQATTNQQPGYDIIAQFMIGYLLPGKPIANLLFKIYGRISTVHALSFLQDLKLGHYMKIPPRCMYTAQLVGTLVAGVVNLSVAWWMLDSIKDICMDDKAHHDSPWTCPKYRVTFDASVIWGLIGPKRLFGPGGLYRNLVWLFLVGAVLPVPVWVFSKIYPNKKWIPLINIPVISYGFAGMPPATPTNIASWLLTGMIFNYFVFRFHKRWWQKYNYVLSAALDAGTAFMGVLIFFALQNAGHTLKWWGTELDHCPLATCPTAPGIVVDGCPVF
- the LOC11438642 gene encoding SNF1-related protein kinase regulatory subunit beta-2, with protein sequence MGNVNVNGNSSSPQVPAAPLQRHDEMHVIVPTHSSSQTTPGYPDIYNENKVPTMITWSYGGGQQIFVQGSWDNWNSRTALQKSGKDFTILKVLASGVYHYRFIVDGIGCYDPELPWSKDEAGNACNILDLQDYVPEDIGSISAFEPPQSPTSSYDNLPFSSEDCAKEPPLVPPQLATTPLNVCTENVEIQPTKPRPQHSVLNHFYIPKGESSPSVVALGSTNRFLSKYVTVVLYKSVQR